The stretch of DNA AGGATACGAAGCCCTCATAAACCTCTACGTTACGGTAAACAACCGAAGCAAGCTCAACGAGATATACAGCAGCTTACTCAAGTTACCCAACGTTATAGTCATCATAAGACTCATCGGCAACTATGACTTATACATCGGCCTAGTCGTCGCTGACTTTGGAGAACTCTTTGCAACTCGAGCGGAAATAAAAAAGATTCCAGGGATGGAAACTGTAGAAGCATTCGTGGTTCCAGCGCCCAAGTCGTGGCCGCTAAACCTGTTTAGTTCCCTCCTCGAGGGTAATGTGATGCGGCCTAAGCATTGGACAGTTAACTCTAACATAAAACAAGCCAACCCGCCTTAAGAGAACTTGCATTTTTGTTTGGGAAGAATTTTGGGGTTTGCTGAGGCTCTGGGCAACTTAGGAGAAAGATGAGTGGAACACGACAACTATAGCAGGTTATCGTTAACTTCCTCCAGAGCCTTTTCAGCCCCATTCTGTTCTTCCATGACTAAAAAAGGGAAGGGGAAATTGTGTTTTTGCTGTTTTATGGACGTTTATTGACCATGAGCATGATCACTGCGCCAACGAGAACGATGGCGATTATGATTGCTGCTACTGCGGGCAGGAAGTACTGGTCAACGACGGATGCTGGTGGTGCCTCTGTGGGTGCTGGTGTTGCTGATGATTCTCCGACATTAACGTGGGTAGCGGCTGTTGAAGGCCAATACGCGTTAGTGCCAGCGAACGATGCGTAGATTGCGTAGTCGCCTGGAACGTTTGGTGTTGCCCAAGTATAGTGGAAAGTGCCGTATGCGTCGCTGGTTGCATCGCCTAAAGTGATGTAGTTGCCGTTAGGGTCGACTGCGTAGAGTGAAACGGTGACGCCTTGGAAGTCCATCGGTAGTGGTTTCTGCTGGTAGACATATCCCATCCAGTTTTCCATGCTCTTGTCAGATGCCAATGGAACACCGTTGGGGAAGCGGGCTGCTTGCTCATTCTGAGTTGTGCCGGAAGCGATGTCTTTGACTGTGCCCTGGATAACGATGCTGTTGCCTGCTGCTACAGAGGTGAGTGGTGCGTCAACAGTGATTGCGCTTGGTCCGCGGCCGACAACGTAGATTTCGTTGCTGTAGCCGTTAAACCAGGTTGAGTAGCCGTCAGCCATGGCGTAGCTCATTGCGAAGAATTCGCCGACGTATGAGTTGAGTTTCCAGATTTCTGAGCCGTCTGTGCCGTTGATTGCACGTGATACTGAGCCCTTGTAGATTGGGGTGCTGACTGTGTGTTCTGTGGTGACTGTGTAGAGGGTTCCGTCGCTGCCGACTGCGTTGATAAAGGTTGGGTAGACACCGTAGGCGTTGTAGAAGCCAGCGCTTGTGCTGTTGCCTTCGCCGCCGTTGCCGTAGGTCCATAGTAAGTCGCCTGTGCAGAGGTCGTATGCATAGAGGATGCCGCCTAATTGTGCACTGTAGAGTTTGCCGTTGTCAGTGACGCCGTTAATGTATGGTAATGCGGGGTTGCCGTAGTAGTCAAAGGCTGTTTGGCTCTCGGTTGGACCCCAGATTTTTGCTCCAGTGTCCATGTTGTAGCCTACCCACTGCATAGTTTCTTTGTAAGCTTCAACGAAGACGCGTGATTCATAGTCAACTGGGCCGCTGATGACAGTGATGTTTCCTGCTGGTGCAGTAACTGTGTTACGCCACATTACTGTGCCGATTGCGCCTTTAGAGGCGTTTAGGTTGACAGCAAAGTAGGTGTAGGGTGTTGAGCTTGTGACGCCGAATTGGCTGGTTGCTAAGCCTGGGAAGGTGCCGTTCATGCAGATCATTACGTCGCCGTATTTAGCTGAAAGCACTGTGAAGCCGGGGTTAGTGGTGGGACCAAACATGCCCATAGTTGTAACCATTGGGATAGCGTTTGCCCAAGGTATGGATATGTTATAGTCATAGCGAGTGCTTGCTCCGCCGTCGATGACGCCGCTTGCCGCTGGGCTTAAGCCAGTGCCGCTTTGTCCGTTCTGGAAGCCTGAGCCTGACCACAGGTTAGTTGAGTTCCACTGCATTAATCGCCAGTTTGGATTAGTTTCGTTGCCAATGTTCTGCATGACATACTTGAGTTGTTCGCCCCATGGACCCATAACGGGTGGAGACACTGCTGCGCCTGCGGGTGAACCGCCGCCGAACAGAGATGCTCCGGAGGGAACGTTGGTTACGTTGAATAGTGGTGTGCCTGTGTCTGCGTCATATGCCTGTGCAAAGTTTGCGGTGAAGAGGATTGCTGGATAAACGCCGTGCTGGTTAGGGTCTTGTACATCCCAGAGTAATGCGAATGATGGTTGAGGTATGTTCTTTGACCAGAGTAATTGACCGGTGCGTAAATCAACACAGTTAAGTGGTCCACTGTTGGTGCCAGTGAACGAGACGGGGTCGTTGTAGTAGAGTTTGCCGTTAACGATAATTGGGTTTGAGTATCTTTGGTTGTATGCTGAGCCTTCAAATTCTGTGTCGCCTTGAATTTCAAAGTTGTTTCCGCCTGCAACACCGCCTGACTGCAGTGACTTAGTCCACATGATGTGGCCGGTAAGGGGACCAACGGCGTCGCCGGGGTTTCTCATTGCCCATGCATTAGACCAGACACCGTAGCCGGCTGCGCCTGTGCCCAACCAGTTAGATGAGATACTCCACCAGTCAGTGTTCTCTCCGTAGATTGGACGAGTCCAATATTCTGTTGGGAGGGGATAACTGGTGATGGGGTTGGGTAAGGGTTCTTCCTGGACGGTCAAGGTTGTTTTGGCGTGGCTTGGCAGGTAGGTGTCGTTGACGAAGGCTGAGGCGGGGTTGTGGCTGTAGGTGTTGTAGTCTTGGCCTGGGAAGTCAAAGTCGAAGGTGTAGTTGCCAACCTGGGTTGGAGTGAAGGCATAGAATTGTGATGAGGTAGTGTCGATTACGGTTTCGAAAATTTCCGTTTCGATGTGACCATCTGGGAATGTTATGGTTAGGTTGTAGTTGTGGAATCTCCAGTCGTTGGTTAAAGCGATGGAGGGGTCAAAGGTTTTGTCGAGCCACATCAGTACGCTGACTTTTTGGTTAACGCCGACGGGGTTAGGTGAAACGTTGATGAAAGCGTAGGTCGGTATGTCCCATGCGGGATCGTGCGCCGTGGTGGTTGGTAATAGAACCATGGATGCACTCATTGAAATTATGAGGAACAATGCTATTGAAATTGCTGCTAATTTTTTCTGTAACAAAGTTTTTTTCTCTCCTAAATTTCGGTAACCCATGTAACGAGCTAGAGATATATAGGATTTTCCTTTTTTCCGCCTGTAACTACACAAATAGTAAACCTTCAAAAAAAAATATACACAATATTTCCGAAAAAATGAAATATTTAACCTGAATGAAACCCTAAAATACTGCTTAAAAATGCACAAAATCAATCGCAAAAACCAAGAACGGGCTAAAAAATGCAAAAACAACCGCACATATAGCACCAACACCGCCTAATTGCATAAACCCCAACGGTTCCAATTTCCAACCTTTAAAGCGAAACGATTTAAGCATCAAACCCACCCTTCAAGAGCAACAGGGAACCATACATGAAACCCCACGTAACTCTAGTTAACCCCGCTGCCCCCACTGGAGCCGCAATGCACATGCCCTTTGCACTGCTCGGCATAGGATACTTAGCGGCGGTTTTAGAGAAAAACAACTACCAAGTAGACGTCATCGACTGCCAAGTCCTGAACCTTTCAATGGATGAATTTCGGAGTGAAATCGCTAAACGCAAACCCAACATAGTCGGCGTAACCTCCTCAACCCTCACTTACAAGACAGGGCTCAAATTAGTCAAGATAGCACGGGAAGTCTGCCCCAACTGCGTAACCATCGCAGGCGGCGCACATGTTACCTTCTGGGATGACCATGCCCTCGAGGAATGCCCTGAACTTGACATCGTGGTTAGAAGAGAAGCTGAAGATACCCTGCTGGAGCTTGTGCAGCGCATCGAGGCAGGTAAGGACACCTCGGATGTTGTGGGTACAACCTGCCGGAAGGGCGGCAAAATCCAACGCAACCCCGACCGCCCCTACATCGAAGACCTCGACAGCCTGCCGTTTCCCGCGCGGCACCTCTGGCCCATGGAGAAATTCAGCCAATACGAAGACGTCCTCTACTTGGCGATGAGCCGAGGCTGCGTGTACTGGTGTGAGTTCTGCTGCACCGTACGAATGCATGGACGCAAATTCCGTATGCGCAGCGCCAAAAACGTTGCTGATGAACTTGAATTTCTCTATAAAACCTATGGGAAAACCAAATTCACCTTCTGCGATGACGCCTTCACCGTTGATCAGCAGTTGGTTGAGGATCTCTGCGGGGAAATCCATAGAAGAGGCTTAAAGATCGAGTGGAACTGCGGTTCACGCGTGGACTTAGTTACAAAGGAGTTGCTTAAGAAAATGAAGGATGCTGGATGCGTCTCCTTCTGGTTTGGCGCGGAATCAGGAACCCAGCAGGTCCTCGACGCAATGAAGAAAGGCATCACGCCTGAGTTAACAGAGAAAGTTATCGGTTGGGTCCGCGAAGTCGGCTTAAAGCCTACCCCAAACGTTATCTTGGGTTTCCCCGGTGAAACCAAAGAGAGCGCATGGAAAACAATCAAGTTCATCGAGAAAATTGCGCCTGACGCCGTCGGATTCTACAACGTCGCCACCCCCTTCCCCGGCACACCACTCTATGACCAAGTCAAAGAGAACGGTTGGCTACGCGTCACAGACTTTGACAAATACGACACTACCCGACCCATCTTTGAAACGCCGCAGCTCAGCATGAAGGAGTTGGGAAAGCTCCGTGAAGGCGCCTTCCATCACTATTACCTGCGAAGGGCATATTTTATGGCTAAGGAAAGACGCTTTAAGCTGTCTACCGCCATGGTTGTCGGCATGCATTTGGTTGCGAACATAAAGTTGAAGCTAAGAAGACAGTGAAGTAGTATCTGACCAATGGTAAAAAATCCGTGATCAGTTGACCGTAGGCTACACCCTGTGATTCACTGTTTCTCACTTATACCGCTTGCCCGCAAAAGCTGGCAAACAAAAAAGAGAACAAAATCGGGTTTTTTTTAAAAAAAAGGAAAGGGGTTGTCAGTTTTGTTTTGCTTAGCGTTTTCTGAAGAGGAGCGCCACCAGAATGAGGACGATGATGATGAGGACTAAGAGCGCGACGAAGGCAGGTATGAAGTATTGATCAGCTACGGAGCCGCCTCCAGTTGGCGTCTCGGTTGGTCCATGTGTGCCGGTTGAATCGACTGCGAATGCGGTCTCTGCGGTTGATGGCCAGTATCCGTTGTTGCCAGCGAATGTCGCCAGAACCATGTATTTGCCCTCGATGTCAGGAACCCATTGCATAACGTATGTTCCCGTTGCGTCTGTGGTTGCTGTGCCGATGTTTCTAAAGTTGTTGTTTGCATCAACTACGCTTATCATGACTTCGACGCCTGTGAAGTTGGTGGGCATGGGTTTCTGCTGGTACACATAAGCCATCCATTCAGACATGGATGCGTCGGATGACACTGGAACACCATTGGGGAACCGCGCTGCCTGCTCCTGCTGGTTGGTGCCTGCTGCGATATCAGTTACTCTGCCGCTGATAATTAATGAGCCGCCTAAGCCAAAGCCGGTGCTTGGCGCGTTAACCGTGATTGCTGAGGGGCCTCTGCCGACGACGTAGATGGAGTTGTCATAGCTGTTAAACCAGGTTGCATAGCCGTCTGCGGCTGCAAAACTGGAGGTGGTGAACTCGGTTACGTATGATGAGAGTGTCCAGATTTGTTCGCCTGTTGTTGCGTTAATCGCTCGTGTAAGGGCGCCCTTGAAGAGGGGGGTTTCAACCGTGTGCTCAGATGTGACAAGGTAGACTACGTCGTTGCCGATTGCGTTGACAAATGTGGGGTAGTTGCCTGGAACCTGGAAGCCGCTGTTAGTGCTGTTGTCTTCGCCGCCGTTACCGTAAGTCCAAAGCACATCGCCAGTAAGTGTGTCGTAGCAGTAAACTATGCCAGCGTATGCACTGCTGTACATTCTGCCGTAAGCAAAGGTGTTAGCTAAGCTGCCTGAAGCTTGGCTACCGTAGTAGTCAAAGTCCGCCTGAGGTGTTGATGGCCCCCAAAGTTTCGCGCCGGTGTCTAGGTTGTAGCCAATGAAGTTCTGGGTTTCACGGAGGTTCTCCACGAAGACGCGGTTCACGGGGTCAATGCCTGCTTGCAGAACTGTCAAGTTACCAGCGGGCGGCTGCACTGTGTTGCTCCATAGAATGCTGCCGACGGTTCCTCTGGATGCGTTGAGGTTGATAGCGAAGTATGTGTAGGGGCTGAAGCCTAAATTGCCCATGAAGGTTGCGCCTTGAGAGGGTAACGAGCCGTTGTAGAGCAGCATAATGTCATTGTATATCGCTCCGACTACCGTGACCGATGTCATGGGGTTGCGCCAGGAGACTGGGACGCTCCAGTCAAAGCGGTTCTGCGCGTTACTTGCGTTGTTGACGCCGCCGTTGACCTGCAATGTTGAGCCGTAAGGTACAACTTGGTTTGCTTGCCCGGTTGAGAGTGTTGCGGTGGTGCCGGTTCTCGGAATTGGGAATGTTGTTATGAGTGCTTGTACGTTGGGGTTACCCATGTAGGTAGCGTTGATGATTGAAGGCGACAGTAAGCTTCCGCCGGTGTAGGGGTTGGTTCCGAAGTTCCATAGTTTAGTTGAGTTCCACTGTGCCAGGTAATAGCTGGGATTAGCAGCTGTGCCGTTGTTTGCAAAGACATAGCGTATCTGTTCACCGTTTGGACCCATAACAGCTGTTCCTGTAGGCACGCCGGTTACGTTGAATAGCGGTTCACCGGTGAAGCCGTCGAATAGCCGGGCAAAGTTGGCTGTGCATAGTATCGATGGGTAGACACCGTGTTGGTTGGGATCTTCGTGGTCCCAGACAAGGGCAAGAGAAAGCGGAGGAACATCGCTTCGAGACCAGAGTTTTTCTCCGGTACGCAAATCAACGCAAACGGTTGGTCCGCTGTTGTAGCCTGTAAAGGATATTGGCTCTGTGTAGTAGATTCTGCCGTCGACGATGATGGGGTTTTGGTATCGCTGGTTATAGGCTGACCCTTCAAAGTATACGTTGCCAGGGATAGTGAATTTGTCGCCGCCGACAACTCCCGCGTTAGTTAATGGTTTAGTCCACATGATGTGGCTGGTTAATGGTCCTATGGTGTCGCCTGCATAGAAGACTGCGCCGTTGCCGCCAAGGTTGTAGCTGACAGTGAAGGCGCCGTAGCCGGGAGCACCTGTTCCCAGCCAGTTGTTAGATATTGTCCACCAGAAGGTGTTTTCGCCGTAGATGGGGCGGGTCCAGTATTCAGAGGGTAAAGGATAGCTGTCTGGGTAAGTGAAGATGGGGTCTTCTTGAACCACCAGAGTTGTATTTGCTGAGCTTGGAAGATAGTAGTCGTTGACTAGAATCGAGGTGGGGTTGTAGGCTCCGCCGCTTGAGTTGTAGGCTTGCCCGGGGAAGTTGAAGGTAAAGGTGTATGTTCCAACCATCGAGGGCGTAAACAAGTAGCTTTGAGATGAAGTGGTGTCTGCGATGGTTGCGAAGGTTTGAGAGGTGTTTGTGCCGTCAGGAGCCGTGATGGTTAACATGAAGTTGTGGAATCTATATTCATTGTTTACTGCTGCATAGGCGATTCCTGTTGCATTATCGTTGGGATAGTACCCGTAGACTCTGTTAAGCCACATGTAGATGAGGGTTGATTGGTTGAGTCCGATGGGGTTAGGTAACGCTGCGATGTAGGCGTTTGTTGTGAGTTGCTGTGGGGGATTGTGGGCGCTTGCGGTCGGTAGCAGCATGGTTGAGGCTGCGATTGAAGTTACTAAAATCAAACTGACGAAAATAGCTGTTGCTTTATTCGAAGAAAAATGCATAATTTTCTTTTTTCTCCTAAAAATTCTGTTATTACTAGTAGCGATTGCCCTTTAATAAAATTAACGCACTAGAAGGCAGGAGCACAGTTCTTTTGTCAAATAGACGCCTTTTGTTGCCCCTTATCGCCAACTCGGCTCATATATGCCTGGGTTTCCTCCGCTCTTCGGGTGTCATGCAGGGCTCAGGTACCGTAATCGATATAAACCGAATACCCAAGTATGCAAGCAATGCTCGACCTCTACATTGGATTGACCCAAAACGCCATCAACATAGCCGCTGCCCTCGCCATGCTCGTTACAGCCGTGCTACTAGCAGCCGCAATCGGAGACCCCTCCCCCAACTACCCCGACCGGCTAGCGTTTAAACTGCACCCCACCGTGCTGATGGGCAACTTCACACGGAAAATCGAACCGCATTTCAGAAACCCCAACTCTGCAACCGAAAAGTTTCTGGGTGCGCTTTTGGGTTTAACGGTTATCGCGGTGTTTGCGCTGCCCGTTTTTTTTGCGCTCTGGGCAATCTACTTGTTTCTACCCTTATACCTTAACTTGCTCGTCTATGCAGTCGTCGGCGTGGTGCTGCTAAAGATGACCCTATGCATCAAGCTTGAAACAGACTGGGCTAAAGCCGCAGCCAAAGCCATAGATGCAAACGATATTGATGAAGCAAAAAAGTACAGTCACTTCTCAAGGCGGGACTCACGGGGGCTGAACGGCAGCCAAATCGCCAGCGCCGTCATCGAATCCATGTCCGAGAACCTCATCGACTTTAAACTCTCACCCATGATGTCCTTTGCGCTCTTCGGCGTCACAGGCGCCATCGCCTTCCGCGCTATAAACACGCTTGATGGCATGGTGGGCTTCAAAAACAAGCAGTACATCAACCTGGGATGGTTCAGCGCAAACCTAGATAACTTGGTGAATTATGTGCCTACGCGGCTGACGGCACTGCTTATGATTGCTGCAGCGGCGCTTCTGGGGATGGACGCAAAAAACGCATGGCGCATGGCTCGCCGGGACCACAAAAAAACGCCCAGCCGCAACCACGGTTGGCCCATGGCGGCGGTTGCCGGCGCCCTACGCATCCAGCTTGAAAAACCAGGGCAATACATACTTGCTGACGCACAAGAACCCTTGACTGGCAAAAAGATTCTGGGGGCGCTTCGCATCCGCGACGTGACGATTGTGCTGTGGGGGCTGCTTTGTGTGGCGGTGCTTGTGGTGGTGCGGCTGTTTTGGATGCCGATTTAGTGCAAAGTATTAATCACACAGGCAAAGTAAAATGTGCTAAAGGGTGCCGCAGATGCGTGTCCTACTCATAAATCCACCGCGCATTCAGCCTAAAGCATGGGGGAGACCAAACGTTTTTCCACCCATAGTGCTGGCGACGGTGGCGGCGGTTCTGGAGAAGAAGCATGCGGTATCCATAATCGACGCGCCCACGGAGGGATGGGAGAACCTGACGGAACTCGACGAATCCAAGTACCGCGTTGGCTTGAGCGCAGAGACGATTGCCTCCCGAGTAGCAGCGTGGAAGCCTGATGTAGCAGTTTTGGAGATTCCGTTTTCAGGGTGGTCCAGAACCGCGTTTGAGGTTGCAGCCACCGTCAAAGGCGTTAACCCAGAAATAGCCGTGGTGCTGTTTGGGCTGCACCCGTCCTCTCAGCCCAGGGAATGCCTACAGAATAGTAATGTAGATTTTGTGGTAATCGGGGAACCCGAAACCACCATCAATGAGCTAACCGATGCGCTTTCGGAGAAGAAAACCGAATTCGGCGATATCAAAGGAATAGGCTACCGCAAAGAGGGCAAGCCGGTTTTAACAGGCAAACGCGCGGCAACTGAAGATTTAGATACGCTGCCCTTCCCGGCAAGGCACCTGTTGCCCATGAAGGTCTACGGCGAAGCTGTGAAGCAGAATCCGCTGCGAGGCGAAATCAGCAAGCCCTACACCATCGTCATCACCAGCCGCGGTTGCCCCTACAACTGCGTGTTCTGCTCCAACTGCATCGTTTGGGGCAAAAAGTGGCGTCCACGCAGCCCAAAGAATGTGGTGGATGAGCTTGAGCAGGTAGTGAAGGTTTTCGGCATCAAACAGGTGGATTTCTCCGATGACAACCTCACCTTGGATAGGCAAAGGATGATACAGATATGCGACTTAATCATCCAGCGTGGACTGCGCTTTGAGTGGTTCACGCCTAATGGCATCCGCGCCGACACCCTCGACGAGGCCTTACTGCGCAGGATGAAGGAGGCGGGCTGCAAGAAAATCCGCATCGCGCCCGAATCAGGCGTACAGCGCGTGGTGGATGAGGTCATCAGGAAGAATCAGGACCTTGGAAAGGTGGAGGAGGCGGTTGTCGCAGCTAAAAAGGTGGGTTTGAAGGTAGGCTGCTTTTTTGTCATGGGCTTAATCGGCGAAACCAAAGCCGACATCGAAGAAACCATCCGGTTCGCCTACAAACTCCGCAGTTTAGGCGCGGACACATTCATCTTCAGCATCGCTATGCCGCTTTACGGCACCACCTTTTTTGAGCAAGCACGCGACCACGGCTACCTCAAAGAGGGCTTCTGTGATTTTGCGTTGGCGGCGACTGAGCCGCTGGTGGAGACGGAGGAGTTTTCGGCATCGGATCTGCAGGAGCTCTGTATGCGGGCAAACATGGTGAATCCCACCTTTACCAGGGGGAAGATGCTGCGGGCGATGCGGCATCCGGTTAAGACGGCGAAGATGCTGCTTAAAAAGAAATGAGGCGCTCCGCTGCTGTCAGGGGTTGCTGTGTGTTGTTGAAATCCTTAAGTACTACGCTGGTACTACTGAATTATTGTGTGATCCATGCAAGACGAAGTGAAGGTTACTAGAAAATACCAAGTCACCATACCTGAAAGCGTCCGCGCCGAACTAGGCGTAAAAATCGGCGACAAACTCATAGTCAAATCCGAAAATAAACGCATAATCATGGAAGCCCCCAAACGCATCAAAAACCCCTCCGACTCACTATACTGCCTCTTCGGTAAACCCCTAAACGTTGACGCAGTCAAACTTGTAGAGCAATCCTGGGAAACCAACTCCAAGCCAGAGCAGCTAAAGAAAATAAGCGGCAAAGAAAAGGAAGATCAAGCTTGAGCTACTACGTTGACACAAACATTTTCGTCTACTCCGCGCTGGCGCATCCCCTCTATGGGGAAACCTGCAAACGAATAATAGACGACATACAAAACCTCAAAATCAAGGCCTTCTGCGGTTTTCTAGTTCCCATAGAGCTTCTCGGCGCGTTAGCACGAATAGACCCCGAAAAAGCCGCTGTTGCAGTAGAAGCATTTTTCTCGCTACCCATAAACATGATACCGATAGACGAGGATATCATGCAGAATGCAGCTAAACTAACGCTTGAATCAGGCGTCAGCTATGACTGCGTGCACGCGGCATGTATGCACAACAAGGGTTTGGAAACAATAATAACTGAAGATGCAACGGATTGGAAGAAAATAAAGAAATTCAAAATCATCCGACCGCTTGAATACAAAAAACTAGTTAACCCCTAAGTGACCCGAATTACCCCAAATAAACTAAAACTTTACCGTAACTCCAGCGCATCTTTAGCTGCCTCTTCCAGGCGAATTTACCTCTAAGCTGCAATCAGCGTTTTCTAGGTCGCTTTACGTAAACATTATATGGTGTTTCAGCGTCTAACCCTTTCTACAAGGGCGAAGCATACTTGAAGATTACACTCCTCAATCCACCCTATCCCCCAAACGCGCATAGTCACCCACCGTTCATTCCGTTGGGGCTAGCATATCTTGGCGCCATCGCCGAGCAGGCAGGACACCAAGTCACAGTCATAGACTGCCAAGGCGAACACCTCAGCTACGAGGGCTTCCGCAGCCGCATAGCCGCGGTGCCATCAGACGTTATCGGCGTAACCTCAACTACGCTGCTCTACAACAGCGCCAAAACCCTCATAGAAATCAGCCGCCAAGCACACCCTAACGCAATAACCATGTTCGGCGGCAGCCACGTGAGCTTCTGGGACGAAAATGCCATCAACGAATCAGCCGCCATCGACGTAATCGTACGCAAAGAAGGCGAAACAACCTTCCTTGAG from Candidatus Bathyarchaeota archaeon encodes:
- a CDS encoding B12-binding domain-containing radical SAM protein, which encodes MRVLLINPPRIQPKAWGRPNVFPPIVLATVAAVLEKKHAVSIIDAPTEGWENLTELDESKYRVGLSAETIASRVAAWKPDVAVLEIPFSGWSRTAFEVAATVKGVNPEIAVVLFGLHPSSQPRECLQNSNVDFVVIGEPETTINELTDALSEKKTEFGDIKGIGYRKEGKPVLTGKRAATEDLDTLPFPARHLLPMKVYGEAVKQNPLRGEISKPYTIVITSRGCPYNCVFCSNCIVWGKKWRPRSPKNVVDELEQVVKVFGIKQVDFSDDNLTLDRQRMIQICDLIIQRGLRFEWFTPNGIRADTLDEALLRRMKEAGCKKIRIAPESGVQRVVDEVIRKNQDLGKVEEAVVAAKKVGLKVGCFFVMGLIGETKADIEETIRFAYKLRSLGADTFIFSIAMPLYGTTFFEQARDHGYLKEGFCDFALAATEPLVETEEFSASDLQELCMRANMVNPTFTRGKMLRAMRHPVKTAKMLLKKK
- a CDS encoding PQQ-binding-like beta-propeller repeat protein, with amino-acid sequence MVLLPTTTAHDPAWDIPTYAFINVSPNPVGVNQKVSVLMWLDKTFDPSIALTNDWRFHNYNLTITFPDGHIETEIFETVIDTTSSQFYAFTPTQVGNYTFDFDFPGQDYNTYSHNPASAFVNDTYLPSHAKTTLTVQEEPLPNPITSYPLPTEYWTRPIYGENTDWWSISSNWLGTGAAGYGVWSNAWAMRNPGDAVGPLTGHIMWTKSLQSGGVAGGNNFEIQGDTEFEGSAYNQRYSNPIIVNGKLYYNDPVSFTGTNSGPLNCVDLRTGQLLWSKNIPQPSFALLWDVQDPNQHGVYPAILFTANFAQAYDADTGTPLFNVTNVPSGASLFGGGSPAGAAVSPPVMGPWGEQLKYVMQNIGNETNPNWRLMQWNSTNLWSGSGFQNGQSGTGLSPAASGVIDGGASTRYDYNISIPWANAIPMVTTMGMFGPTTNPGFTVLSAKYGDVMICMNGTFPGLATSQFGVTSSTPYTYFAVNLNASKGAIGTVMWRNTVTAPAGNITVISGPVDYESRVFVEAYKETMQWVGYNMDTGAKIWGPTESQTAFDYYGNPALPYINGVTDNGKLYSAQLGGILYAYDLCTGDLLWTYGNGGEGNSTSAGFYNAYGVYPTFINAVGSDGTLYTVTTEHTVSTPIYKGSVSRAINGTDGSEIWKLNSYVGEFFAMSYAMADGYSTWFNGYSNEIYVVGRGPSAITVDAPLTSVAAGNSIVIQGTVKDIASGTTQNEQAARFPNGVPLASDKSMENWMGYVYQQKPLPMDFQGVTVSLYAVDPNGNYITLGDATSDAYGTFHYTWATPNVPGDYAIYASFAGTNAYWPSTAATHVNVGESSATPAPTEAPPASVVDQYFLPAVAAIIIAIVLVGAVIMLMVNKRP
- the cbiB gene encoding adenosylcobinamide-phosphate synthase CbiB: MLDLYIGLTQNAINIAAALAMLVTAVLLAAAIGDPSPNYPDRLAFKLHPTVLMGNFTRKIEPHFRNPNSATEKFLGALLGLTVIAVFALPVFFALWAIYLFLPLYLNLLVYAVVGVVLLKMTLCIKLETDWAKAAAKAIDANDIDEAKKYSHFSRRDSRGLNGSQIASAVIESMSENLIDFKLSPMMSFALFGVTGAIAFRAINTLDGMVGFKNKQYINLGWFSANLDNLVNYVPTRLTALLMIAAAALLGMDAKNAWRMARRDHKKTPSRNHGWPMAAVAGALRIQLEKPGQYILADAQEPLTGKKILGALRIRDVTIVLWGLLCVAVLVVVRLFWMPI
- a CDS encoding B12-binding domain-containing radical SAM protein, coding for MKPHVTLVNPAAPTGAAMHMPFALLGIGYLAAVLEKNNYQVDVIDCQVLNLSMDEFRSEIAKRKPNIVGVTSSTLTYKTGLKLVKIAREVCPNCVTIAGGAHVTFWDDHALEECPELDIVVRREAEDTLLELVQRIEAGKDTSDVVGTTCRKGGKIQRNPDRPYIEDLDSLPFPARHLWPMEKFSQYEDVLYLAMSRGCVYWCEFCCTVRMHGRKFRMRSAKNVADELEFLYKTYGKTKFTFCDDAFTVDQQLVEDLCGEIHRRGLKIEWNCGSRVDLVTKELLKKMKDAGCVSFWFGAESGTQQVLDAMKKGITPELTEKVIGWVREVGLKPTPNVILGFPGETKESAWKTIKFIEKIAPDAVGFYNVATPFPGTPLYDQVKENGWLRVTDFDKYDTTRPIFETPQLSMKELGKLREGAFHHYYLRRAYFMAKERRFKLSTAMVVGMHLVANIKLKLRRQ
- a CDS encoding AbrB/MazE/SpoVT family DNA-binding domain-containing protein, which translates into the protein MQDEVKVTRKYQVTIPESVRAELGVKIGDKLIVKSENKRIIMEAPKRIKNPSDSLYCLFGKPLNVDAVKLVEQSWETNSKPEQLKKISGKEKEDQA
- a CDS encoding PQQ-binding-like beta-propeller repeat protein, whose protein sequence is MILVTSIAASTMLLPTASAHNPPQQLTTNAYIAALPNPIGLNQSTLIYMWLNRVYGYYPNDNATGIAYAAVNNEYRFHNFMLTITAPDGTNTSQTFATIADTTSSQSYLFTPSMVGTYTFTFNFPGQAYNSSGGAYNPTSILVNDYYLPSSANTTLVVQEDPIFTYPDSYPLPSEYWTRPIYGENTFWWTISNNWLGTGAPGYGAFTVSYNLGGNGAVFYAGDTIGPLTSHIMWTKPLTNAGVVGGDKFTIPGNVYFEGSAYNQRYQNPIIVDGRIYYTEPISFTGYNSGPTVCVDLRTGEKLWSRSDVPPLSLALVWDHEDPNQHGVYPSILCTANFARLFDGFTGEPLFNVTGVPTGTAVMGPNGEQIRYVFANNGTAANPSYYLAQWNSTKLWNFGTNPYTGGSLLSPSIINATYMGNPNVQALITTFPIPRTGTTATLSTGQANQVVPYGSTLQVNGGVNNASNAQNRFDWSVPVSWRNPMTSVTVVGAIYNDIMLLYNGSLPSQGATFMGNLGFSPYTYFAINLNASRGTVGSILWSNTVQPPAGNLTVLQAGIDPVNRVFVENLRETQNFIGYNLDTGAKLWGPSTPQADFDYYGSQASGSLANTFAYGRMYSSAYAGIVYCYDTLTGDVLWTYGNGGEDNSTNSGFQVPGNYPTFVNAIGNDVVYLVTSEHTVETPLFKGALTRAINATTGEQIWTLSSYVTEFTTSSFAAADGYATWFNSYDNSIYVVGRGPSAITVNAPSTGFGLGGSLIISGRVTDIAAGTNQQEQAARFPNGVPVSSDASMSEWMAYVYQQKPMPTNFTGVEVMISVVDANNNFRNIGTATTDATGTYVMQWVPDIEGKYMVLATFAGNNGYWPSTAETAFAVDSTGTHGPTETPTGGGSVADQYFIPAFVALLVLIIIVLILVALLFRKR
- a CDS encoding type II toxin-antitoxin system VapC family toxin, giving the protein MSYYVDTNIFVYSALAHPLYGETCKRIIDDIQNLKIKAFCGFLVPIELLGALARIDPEKAAVAVEAFFSLPINMIPIDEDIMQNAAKLTLESGVSYDCVHAACMHNKGLETIITEDATDWKKIKKFKIIRPLEYKKLVNP